CCATCTTCCTCGTCCGCATCGTCTTCTTCGTCGCCGTTCGCTTCGTCGGCCCCGTTCTCGTCGTCTCCGTCCGCGCCGTTTTCGTCATCGTTGGCCTCCTGGCCGTCCTCGTCAGCACCGTCCTGGTCCTCGCCGTCGTCGTCCTGTCCGTCATCCGGCGTTCCGATGTCGATATCGGGCGTCTCGTCGTCTTCCTCGGGCGTGTCGGGTTCAGGCGTGCCTGGTTCCGGCGTGTCCGTTTCGGGCGTATCTGGCTCAAGAGTCTCCGGCGTATCGGTGCCGTCCTCGATCGGTAGTGTCGTCGTCTCGTTGTTAGGGACCGTCGTGGTGTTGTTGTCCGTTGTCGTCGTGTTGTTGTCAGTCGTGGTAGTCGTAGTGGTCGTGGTAGTGTCCGTCGTCGGGGTGCCGTCGTCGTCGTCCTCGTCGTCGTCCTCGTCGTCATCGTCGTCGGGTGGCTGGATGACGATGTCCAGCACGTCCCTGTCGTCCCCGTCGTCACCATCGTCACCGTCCCCATCGGCTTCGTCGTCAGAATCGTCGACGGTGACGAGTGCGCCGTCCATGATCGGCCACCCGGCGTCGGTGGTGTAGGGCGGGTCGTCCTCGCCGTCGCTGGTCACGAAGTCGAACGTCTCGTTGTCGTTCGAGTCCTCGTGGGCCATCGCGATCAACAGCGAGTCCGCTTCCAGTTCGTCGTCGTCGAACTCCGCACCTGCGACGTCGTACAGGTCCACCGTCACGTTCTCGTGCGTGCCGGGTTCGAGGTACTCGGAGGCGCCGATCGTGCTCCCGACGGCCTCCCCGTCGAGCAGGCTCCCGTCGTGGATCACCACGTAGCCACCGTCGGGGAGGCGCACCTGGTCGACCGTGACTGTGCTGCCATCGGTCTCCTGGTTGTCGAAGGTGACGGACGCGTCGTCCGGCGTATCCTGCTGTGCGAGCTGTGTGTTCTGGGCCGTCGGGCCGCCGGTGCCGGCGTTGACCGCCATCGCGCCGGCCACGCCGAGACCCAGCACGACGACGACCGCGACGGCTGTCGCCACTGTGCGCTCCGTTGGCTGTCTCATGTTCGACGGCCCGGTCAACGGAGACGTGATTAAATCGCGCCAACCGTTGCAGGTGGGTCGACGACCGCCAGCAACTGGAACCCGGTCTTACTCGCACGGTAAGACAGCGTTTCTCCAGCAGGTGACCGACGAAACTGTGGGGCCGCCCCTCCGCTGGCGGCAACGCCCGGTCCGACCGATAAAAGGCACGGGACCGCCAGTGGGACCCGGACACCGGGTCACCCTGTCCGGGACCGACGGCGGTGGTCGGCGGTCGAGACGGTCACGACGGCGTCACTCGTCGCTCTCGATCACGAGGTTGCCGTCGTCGACGACCGCATCGCCGTCGGCGTCGGTGTAGGGGCCGTCGGCGGAGCCGTTGGTCGCGGCGAAGTCGTACTCTTCGTTGCCGTCGGTGTCGAGGTGCGGCATCGCGAAGACCGTCTGCCCGACTGCTAGCTGATCGCGCTCGTACTCGACGCCGGGCACGTCGAAGAGCACGATCTCCAGGTCCTCGTACTCCCCGGGTTCGAGGTACTCGGAGACGCCGATCACGCTCCCGACCGCGTCTCCGTCGAGCAGCGACACGTTGTGGACGACCACGAAGCCGCCCTCGGAGACGTTGACGCTATCGACGGTGACGGTCGTCCCGTTGGTCGCCTGATCCGCCAGGTCGACGGTCGCGGTCGGGGTCGGCTCCTCGTCGTCTTCCGGCGTCTCGGTCCCGTCGTCCGCAGTTTCGTTCTCCTCGGTGCCCGGCTCAGCCGTCCCGTCCTCGGTTTCGGTGTCTTCGGGAACTGGCTGTTCGGGAGTCGACTCCTCGGTGACGGGTTCTTCGGTGGCCGGTTCCTCAGTTTCCTCTGCAGTTTCGTCTTCGGTTGCAGTATCCTCGGTAGTCGGCGCAACGGGGACCGGCTCCTCGGTTTCCTCTGCAGTTTCGTCTTCGGTAACCGGTTCTTCGGTAACTGGCTCTTCAGCTGCCTCCTCGGTAGTGGGTTCTTCAGTTTCCTCCTCGGTGGGTGGCTCTTCGGTCTCTTCTTCGGTGGCTGGCGTTTCAGGTTCCGCTTCGCTATCCGGTTGCTCGACGGTCACGGCCGCGTCGTCGAGCGTCGCGTCCCCGTCCTCGTCGGTGTAGGGGCCGTCCGCTTGGCCCTCAGTGGCGACGAAGTCGTAGGTCTCGTTGTCGTTCGTGTCGAGGTGGGGCATCGCGATCAGCGTCTGATTCTCCTCGAGCGTCTCGTTCTCGAGGTCGGCCCCGGGTACGTCGAAGAGGTCGACCTCGACGTCCTCGTACTCCCCGGGTTCGAGGTACTCGGAGACACCGATCACGCTCCCGACCGCGTCCCCGTCGAGCAGCGAGGCGTCGTGGATCGCGACGAAGCCGCCGTCGTCGACGGACACCGACTCGATCGTGACGGTGTCGTTGTCGACGGTCTGGTTCTCGAAGGCGATCGAGGCCTCGGGCGGTGCCGGCACGAGCTCGATCTCGGCGAAGTCACCGTCGGTCACCGTGAAGACGCCGTGGGTGTAGTTCCCGGGTTCGACGCCGCTTGCGTTCACCTCGAGCGAGACGGTCTCCTCCGCGCCGCCGTCGAGCGTGACTTCGGTGCTATCCGCGACCGCACCGTCGAAGCGGAACGCGACGGTCTGGGTCGCCTCTGCGTCGTTGGGGTTCCGGACGGTCGCGTTGGCCGTCACGGTCTCACCGACGGTCGCGTTCTCGGGGGCTTCCAGGTCGACCAGCTCGAAGGACTGTTCGAGGCCGATCGTGCCCAGTTGCCAGTCGTTCTCGGTGAACACGCCGTGCTGGAACTCGCCCTCGCTGAGGTTCTGGAGGCCGCTGTCGACCGCGAAGCTGACGGTCGCTTCCTCGTCGGCCTCGACGGTCACCTCCTGATTGGCGATCAGTTGCCCGTCGACGCGGAACTCGACTCGCTCCGTCGTCTCCGAGTCGCCCTGGTTCTCGACCGTGGCGGTGACGTTCAGGGTCTCACCGACGGTCGCGTTCTCGGGTGCGTCGAGTTCGGTCACCGCGAGGCCGTCGACCGCTGCCTCGTCGGTCTCGTTGCCCTCGTCTGCCTCCTCAGTTTCGTCTTCGTCGTCCTCGTCGGCTTCGTCCTCGTCGTCCTCGTCAGGTGGGCCGGCGTCCTCGGGCGGGCCAGCATCCTCAGGCGGACCGGCGTCCTCCGGAGGGCCGGCCTCCTCGGGTGTGCCACCTTCGTCCTCCTCGTCTTCGGCGGTGACGGTGGCGCTGTCGACCACGGCCTCACCGTCGGCCGTGTACGGGCCGTCCTCCTCCCCGTCGGTCTCGACGAAGTCGAAGGCCTCGTCGTCGTCGGAGTCGAGGTGTGCCATCGCGACGAACTCCTCCTCGTCCTCGATATCGTCGTCGAGTTCGACCTCGATATCTTCCGATTCACCCGAGTCGAGGTACTCGGAGACGCCGACGACGTCACCCGCCTCGCCGTCGTCGGATTCGTGGATCACCACGAACCCGCCCTCGGGGAGGTCGGCCGACTCGACCGTGACGGTGTCGTCGTCTACGCTCTGATCTGCGAACGATACGGTGGCCGCGTCCTGTGTCTGACTGCCGAGCGCCCCCGCTGGGAGGACTGCCGCTGCCCCTGCCGAGAGCGCGACGATGCCGGCGATCAAGACTGCGTACTGTCGTGTATTCATCGTCCTGCGACGGAACGAGTAGGGATTTAGGAGGATAAACTGGACAGTTACTTCAAGACGTTTCACCGTAGAATTATGAACGTACGCTGACCCCAACGTGTCTAAGACGGGATTGTTCCGTCCCGGACGCCGTGGAACCGAATAGGCCCGTCTTTCGAGCGGGAAATCCGGCGTTTCGGGCCGTGAAACGTTCGGAAGAGGCCCGGAGTCCGCCAGCATGGGGCCGTTTCGAAGCGGGTTTACCGTGGCCGGACCTCCCGTCGGACATGCACGTGACCTTTCTCGGGACCAGCGGGGCCGTCCCGACGACGATGCGCAACCCGAGCGCGGTGATGGTCCGACGGGAAGGGGAACGCTACCTCTTCGACGCTGGCGAGGGGACACAGCGCCAGATGATGCGCTTTTCGACCGGCTTTGCCGTCTCCCACGTCTTCGTCTCCCACCTCCACGGCGACCACGTCCTCGGTCTCCCCGGGTTGATCCAGACCTGGGACTTCAACGACCGCGAGGACCCCGTCGCCATCCACACGCCCGCGGGCACCCGCCGCCGGATCCGGGAGCTGATCACGGTGACCGGCAACGAACCCTCCTTTCCCGTCCGCGTCGACGAGGTCTCACCCGGCGACGTGGCGCTTTCCGGCGAGAGCTTCGAGGTCCGGGCGTTCGAGACCGACCACCGGGCCACATCCGTCGGCTACGCCATCGTCGAAGACGACCGCAAGGGACGGTTCGACCGCGAGAAAGCCCAGCACGACCTCGGCATCGACCCCGGTCCGAAGTACAGCAAACTCCACAACGGCGAGCCGGTCGAACTCGACGACGGCACCGTCGTCCAGCCCGACCAGGTCGTCGGGCCGCCACGACCCGGCCGACGTGTGGTC
This Halorientalis sp. IM1011 DNA region includes the following protein-coding sequences:
- the rnz gene encoding ribonuclease Z, which produces MHVTFLGTSGAVPTTMRNPSAVMVRREGERYLFDAGEGTQRQMMRFSTGFAVSHVFVSHLHGDHVLGLPGLIQTWDFNDREDPVAIHTPAGTRRRIRELITVTGNEPSFPVRVDEVSPGDVALSGESFEVRAFETDHRATSVGYAIVEDDRKGRFDREKAQHDLGIDPGPKYSKLHNGEPVELDDGTVVQPDQVVGPPRPGRRVVYTGDTRPAESVVEAAADADLLIHDATFAEDRRERAGQTGHATAKQAAEIGNRAGAKRLALTHVSTRYAGQSGRLEDEAREVFDGEAFLPDDGDELDVPFPDADADDRD
- a CDS encoding CARDB domain-containing protein, with the translated sequence MNTRQYAVLIAGIVALSAGAAAVLPAGALGSQTQDAATVSFADQSVDDDTVTVESADLPEGGFVVIHESDDGEAGDVVGVSEYLDSGESEDIEVELDDDIEDEEEFVAMAHLDSDDDEAFDFVETDGEEDGPYTADGEAVVDSATVTAEDEEDEGGTPEEAGPPEDAGPPEDAGPPEDAGPPDEDDEDEADEDDEDETEEADEGNETDEAAVDGLAVTELDAPENATVGETLNVTATVENQGDSETTERVEFRVDGQLIANQEVTVEADEEATVSFAVDSGLQNLSEGEFQHGVFTENDWQLGTIGLEQSFELVDLEAPENATVGETVTANATVRNPNDAEATQTVAFRFDGAVADSTEVTLDGGAEETVSLEVNASGVEPGNYTHGVFTVTDGDFAEIELVPAPPEASIAFENQTVDNDTVTIESVSVDDGGFVAIHDASLLDGDAVGSVIGVSEYLEPGEYEDVEVDLFDVPGADLENETLEENQTLIAMPHLDTNDNETYDFVATEGQADGPYTDEDGDATLDDAAVTVEQPDSEAEPETPATEEETEEPPTEEETEEPTTEEAAEEPVTEEPVTEDETAEETEEPVPVAPTTEDTATEDETAEETEEPATEEPVTEESTPEQPVPEDTETEDGTAEPGTEENETADDGTETPEDDEEPTPTATVDLADQATNGTTVTVDSVNVSEGGFVVVHNVSLLDGDAVGSVIGVSEYLEPGEYEDLEIVLFDVPGVEYERDQLAVGQTVFAMPHLDTDGNEEYDFAATNGSADGPYTDADGDAVVDDGNLVIESDE